Genomic DNA from Oscillatoria salina IIICB1:
TTCTGTGACTCACTCTCAAAAGGAATAGTCTTAAGTAGGTTATCTAGCTGTTGACGGCTAAAACGCAACACTTCTACACCAATGACGCGATCGTCCTTATCGTAGTCAAAAATAATATCGTCACTAACTGTCTCAGAGTCAACAATTTCCGATGATTTTAATCGAATATAAGCTGCATCCACGGCATTATCCACTGT
This window encodes:
- a CDS encoding DUF2283 domain-containing protein — protein: TVDNAVDAAYIRLKSSEIVDSETVSDDIIFDYDKDDRVIGVEVLRFSRQQLDNLLKTIPFESESQKSELINLWNFKRAIA